One genomic window of Halorhabdus sp. CBA1104 includes the following:
- a CDS encoding GNAT family N-acetyltransferase, which yields MDDSDYRIEGSGDREDAYEVRFAVFVEEQGVDPDIEVDEHEDEAIHFVAYADDEPVGAARLREPEAGVGKVERLAVLQSHRGNGLGKALMNAVEREARDRALTTLTLHGQLRVAEFYEYLGYERASEEFMEAGIPHVEMTKSLEA from the coding sequence ATGGACGATTCCGACTATCGCATCGAAGGTAGCGGCGACCGCGAGGACGCCTACGAGGTTCGCTTTGCGGTCTTCGTCGAGGAGCAGGGCGTCGACCCCGATATCGAGGTCGACGAGCACGAAGACGAGGCGATCCACTTCGTGGCCTACGCGGACGACGAGCCTGTCGGGGCCGCCCGACTGCGTGAACCCGAGGCCGGCGTCGGGAAGGTCGAACGCCTTGCCGTCCTGCAATCCCATCGGGGGAACGGACTGGGCAAAGCCCTCATGAACGCCGTCGAGCGCGAGGCCCGTGATCGTGCCCTCACGACGCTGACCCTCCATGGCCAATTGCGTGTCGCCGAATTCTACGAGTATCTGGGCTACGAGCGCGCCAGTGAGGAGTTCATGGAGGCCGGGATTCCCCACGTCGAGATGACGAAGTCACTCGAGGCGTAG
- a CDS encoding DUF5817 domain-containing protein — MYAVVGCSACSALWVVEGRPETTQCPRCGKRRQFDRLKKFVETAEADAAREVRAAMLAERQDLGDAFDGLDSYAEMDDRVHEDVIDDETYLESKGVDSEQVNAAADRASAGATTGPSRREVVVEALERLDEPDEDRVCRYASEHGVSESYVRQALQSLVRSGQVTEERGTYRLL; from the coding sequence ATGTACGCGGTCGTCGGGTGTTCGGCTTGCAGTGCACTGTGGGTGGTCGAAGGACGCCCCGAGACGACACAGTGTCCGCGCTGTGGGAAACGACGGCAATTCGACAGGCTCAAGAAGTTCGTCGAGACAGCAGAGGCCGATGCAGCCAGAGAGGTCAGGGCGGCGATGCTCGCCGAGCGCCAGGACCTGGGTGATGCCTTCGATGGACTGGATTCGTACGCGGAGATGGACGACCGCGTCCACGAGGACGTGATCGACGACGAGACGTATCTCGAATCGAAAGGGGTCGATAGCGAGCAGGTAAACGCGGCTGCCGACCGGGCGAGTGCGGGAGCGACGACGGGCCCAAGCCGCCGGGAGGTCGTCGTGGAAGCGCTCGAACGTCTCGACGAACCGGACGAAGATAGGGTGTGTCGGTACGCGAGCGAGCACGGCGTGTCAGAATCGTACGTGCGACAGGCACTCCAGTCGCTGGTCAGGTCGGGCCAGGTGACCGAAGAACGCGGGACGTACCGGCTACTGTGA
- the hmgA gene encoding hydroxymethylglutaryl-CoA reductase (NADPH), whose translation MADATDLLERLRSGELRLHELDEYAPADEAASARRAYIESETEADLETVGSYSIDAADAEPNIENMIGAIQVPLGVAGPLPVDGDVADDDYRVPLATTEGALVASVNRGMTAIREAGGATTSIAKSGITRAPVFTVDNVAEATAVADWVRDHEAEIESVAEETDPHIAFEDVTPYVVGDSVFLRFRYDTGDAMGMNMVTIASRAASELVEDETPAELVALSGNLCSDKKPAAINAVEGRGYTVGADVFIPDAVVADRFHATSEDIAAVNTRKNLVGSAKAGSLGFNAHVANIVGAAFLALGQDEAQVVEGSNAITSLEAREDGLYASVTLASLEVGTVGGGTALPTQSEALSILGVAGGGDPVGSNADELAEVIAAASLAGELSLLGALASRHLSSAHEELGR comes from the coding sequence ATGGCTGACGCGACTGACCTCCTCGAGCGTCTCCGGAGCGGTGAACTTCGTCTGCACGAACTCGACGAGTACGCGCCTGCCGACGAGGCAGCGAGTGCACGTAGAGCCTACATCGAATCCGAGACGGAGGCGGATTTGGAGACGGTCGGCTCGTATTCGATCGATGCTGCCGACGCCGAGCCCAATATCGAGAACATGATCGGCGCGATCCAGGTACCACTCGGCGTTGCGGGACCGCTCCCGGTCGATGGCGACGTAGCCGACGACGACTATCGGGTCCCGTTGGCGACGACCGAAGGTGCGCTCGTGGCGAGTGTCAACCGTGGTATGACTGCGATCCGAGAGGCGGGTGGTGCGACGACGTCGATCGCGAAGTCGGGAATTACCCGCGCGCCGGTATTTACCGTCGACAACGTTGCCGAGGCTACCGCGGTCGCTGACTGGGTCCGCGACCACGAGGCCGAGATCGAATCCGTCGCCGAGGAGACCGACCCCCACATTGCCTTCGAGGACGTGACGCCGTACGTCGTCGGTGACTCGGTGTTTCTCCGATTCCGCTACGATACGGGTGACGCGATGGGGATGAACATGGTCACGATCGCGAGCCGCGCAGCGAGTGAACTCGTCGAAGACGAGACACCGGCAGAGCTAGTGGCGCTGTCGGGCAACCTCTGTTCGGACAAGAAACCCGCGGCTATCAATGCTGTCGAGGGCCGGGGATACACGGTCGGTGCGGACGTCTTCATTCCGGACGCGGTCGTCGCGGACCGCTTTCACGCGACCAGCGAAGATATCGCGGCGGTCAACACCCGGAAAAACCTCGTTGGGAGTGCCAAAGCCGGCAGTCTGGGCTTTAACGCCCACGTGGCGAACATCGTCGGGGCCGCGTTCCTCGCGCTGGGCCAAGACGAAGCGCAAGTAGTCGAGGGATCGAACGCGATTACGAGTCTGGAAGCCCGTGAGGACGGGTTGTACGCCAGCGTGACGCTGGCGTCGCTCGAAGTGGGGACCGTCGGTGGTGGGACCGCACTGCCAACCCAGTCCGAAGCGTTGTCGATCCTCGGCGTCGCGGGTGGTGGCGATCCGGTCGGTTCGAACGCCGACGAACTCGCCGAGGTCATTGCCGCCGCGTCGCTTGCGGGTGAACTGTCTCTGCTGGGTGCACTCGCCTCCCGACACCTTTCGAGTGCCCACGAAGAACTCGGCCGCTAA
- a CDS encoding helix-turn-helix domain-containing protein yields the protein MSDDRARQILVATNDAQRSAQDISDICDGSLSSIYRRLDILSEYDLLEKEIRIDQDGHHHSVYEPDFEAIEVQLDDDVIEVTVDRGGETNTHVEEWQSLDF from the coding sequence TTGTCAGATGATCGTGCGCGTCAGATCCTCGTCGCGACCAACGACGCCCAACGATCGGCCCAAGATATCTCCGATATCTGCGATGGAAGTCTCTCCTCGATCTATCGCCGTCTCGATATTCTGTCCGAATATGACTTGCTCGAAAAGGAGATCCGGATCGACCAAGACGGACACCATCACAGCGTCTACGAGCCGGATTTCGAAGCGATCGAAGTCCAACTCGACGACGACGTTATCGAAGTCACCGTCGACCGTGGTGGAGAGACAAACACGCACGTCGAAGAGTGGCAGTCACTCGATTTTTGA